The following is a genomic window from Pseudomonas promysalinigenes.
GTCGCTCGGCCAAGGTTTTGCCACGGTTAGCCTGCAAGAGGATACGCCGAAGCCCTTCATTGACCCCGATCGGTGCATCGGACGTGGTATCCACGCCGCCGGCAATGCCACTGTCGATCTGCCCGAGGGCAATCTTGTTGGCCACCAGCAGCGCAGCCTCCAGGCCAGTACCGCAGGCTTGCTGGAGATCGTAGGCAGGCGTCTGCGCCGACAGACGGGAGCCGAGTACGCATTCGCGGGTCAAGTTCATATCCCGCGAATGCTTGAGCACAGCCCCCGCCACCACTTCCCCCAATTGCAGCCCGTGCAAGCGATAACGCTCGATCAGGCCCTCCAGGGCCGCAGTCAGCATCGCCTGGTTGCTGGCGTTGGCGTAAACGCCATTGGAGCGGGCGAAGGGAATACGATTGCCGCCCAGGATCGCGACCCGACGAGTTGAGCTCATGCGTATAGTCCTCCGTTAACCATTCGATCCGTACAGCCTAGGTGTTTTTGCCGCATTCGAACGACCTTGGCATAAAGTTGGTCCACACTTGCAAGCTTGCCTTCAGGGAGACCCGCACATGAGCGATCGCTATCTCGGCTTTGCCAACTCCAACCTCGGGCGTCGCCTGGTAGATGCCCTTGGCCTGCCGAGCCCGGCGCCGCTGGAGCGCTGGCAGGCAGGCCGCCTGCGCCCGGTTGAAGGCGCGCTGGTGCTAGGTGGCGGCCCCTTGGCAAAGCAAGTCGAAGCCATTGCCCCGCGACTGACCGACACCCTCTACAGCTTCAATGGCCAAGGCCTGCAGTCACCGCAATGGGTCGCCGGGCTTGGGCCCAAGCTCAAGGCCGTGGTGTTCGACGCCAGCCATTTGTCCGACAGCGACCAGCTCAAGCAGTTGCGCGAGTTCTTCCAGCCATTGCTGCGCAGCCTTGCCGCTTGTGCTCATGTGGTAATTCTCGGGCGCGCTCCACAGACCCTCGACGACCCGCTTGCCAGTGTCGCGCAGCGTGCCCTCGAGGGGTTCAGCCGCTCGCTGGCCAAAGAACTGCGCAACGGCGCCACCGCGCAATTGTTGTATGTGGACGAAGGCGCGGATGAGCAACTGGAGGGTGCGCTGCGCTTCTTCCTGTCGCCCAAAAGTGCTTTCATTTCGGGCCAGGTGTTGCACCTGCAGGCCTGCACTGCCCAGGTCGAAGACTGGACCCGCCCCCTCGGTGGCCGCCGCGCCCTGGTCACTGGCGCGGCACGGGGCATCGGCGCCGCCATCGCGCAAACCCTGGCACGTGATGGTGCTCAGGTAATGCTGCTGGATGTGCCGCAAGCACAGCAGGAACTCGATGCACTGGCCGCTCGCCTTGGCGGCAAGGCCCTGGGGCTGGACATCTGCGCCAGCGATGCGCCTGCCAGGCTGCTCGAAGCGCTGCCCGAGGGCATCGATATCGTGGTGCACAATGCTGGCATCACCCGCGACAAGACCCTCGCCAACATGACCCCGGAGTACTGGGATGCGGTGATGGCGGTTAACCTCAAGGCCCCGCAACTGCTAACCAAGGCTTTGCATGACGCAGGCGCGTTGGGCGATAACGCGCGGATCACCCTGCTGGCGTCGGTCAGCGGCATCGCCGGCAACCGCGGCCAGGCAAACTATGCCGCGAGCAAGGCCGGCCTGATCGGTTTTGCGCAAGCCTGGGCCGCCAAGCTCGCCGAGCACGGCAGCAGTATCAATGCCGTGGCGCCGGGTTTCATCGAAACCCACATGACCGCAGCCATGCCCATTGGCCTGCGCGAGGCCGGGCGGCGCCTGAGCTCACTGGGCCAGGGTGGGCGCCCGCAGGACGTCGCCGAAGCCATCGCCTGGCTCAGCCAGCCAGGCTCCGGCGCGGTCAACGGCCAAGTGCTGCGCGTTTGCGGCCAAGCTTTGATGGGGGCTTGAACATGAGCCGGCAATGGCAGGACCTGCACAGCCCAGACTCACGCGCCAGCCTCTACCTGCGCGCGGCCAGCAAACGCAAGATCAGTGGCCATGCCCTGCCCACTGGCGGCCTGCGCAGCCTGATCCACGTACAGCCCGGCAACCTTGAAGCCTACCGCAGGCTCTGCCACTTCACCGATGAAGGCCGTTTGCCTGCCACCTACCCCCACGTGATGGCGTTCACCCTGCAATTGCAATTGCTCACCAGCCACGACTTCCCTTTCCCTTTGCTCGGGCTTGTCCATTTGCACAACCGTATCGACGTGCTGCGCCCGCTGGGTGGCATCGACGAGCTGCGTTTTGCGGTGTATGCCGATAACCTACAGGCCCACGCCAAGGGCGGCACCTTCGACCTTGTCACCGAGGCCGAGGATGGCCTCGGGCTGCTGTGGCGCGAGACCAGCCGCATGTTGGTGCGCGGCCTGAAGCTCGATGGCCAGGCAGAAGATAGCCAGGAGCATGCCCCAAGCGCCCTGCCCCAGATGACCCGTTGGTACGCCGACACCGATATAGGCCGGCGCTACGCCATGGTCTGTGGTGACTACAACCCGATCCATCTGAGCGCCATCAGCGCACGGCTGTTTGGCTTCCCCAAGGCCATCGCTCACGGTATGTGGAGCAGCGCCATGGCATTGGCAGCCTTGCGCACGCACATCCCCACCAGCGGTTACCGCTTCGAAGTAGCGTTCCGCAAGCCGGTGCGCCTGCCTTCGGAAGTCATCCTCAGTGCCAGCGAGGCGGGGCCCGCAGGGGAGTTGCGGCTGGACGGTCAGGGTGGATTGCTGCACATGGTCGGGCGCTGGGCCGTGCTGTAACGCCTTGTTCGTACTTGCTTTGCATCGGGCCTGGGCAGAAGCTATGCAGCCTTAGGAGAGCACCGATGAATTTGCAAGAACTGACCCAACGCCTGCACCGGATTCGCGACAACAACGACTGGCGCGGCTTTCATAGCCCGAAGAACCTGGCCATGGCCGCCAGCGTTGAAATGGCAGAACTGGTGGAAATCTTCCAGTGGCTTAGCGAGGAGCAATCCCGGCAATTGCCTGCCGACCAGCTGGCCCACGCAGGCCAGGAAGTGGGCGACGTGGTGCTCTATCTGTTGCTGTTGTGCAGTGAGCTGGGGCTGGATATGGAGCAGGTGGTGCAGGCCAAGCTTGCCGACAGCGAAAGGCGCTTTGCCCGATGAATGACCGTCACTTCGATGAACTGGCCACGCGCTTTGCCCAGAAAATCTACGGCGGCAACAAGGGCGCGATACGCCTGGCGGTGCTGCAAGCGGACCTGGCCGAGGCGCTGCCCGATCGGCCGCTGCGGGTTCTGGACGTTGGCGCGGGGCTGGGCCACATGGCCTTGTGGCTGGCCCAGCGTGGGCACCATGTAACGCTCGCCGAGCCCGCCACACCGATGCTCGAAGGGGCCAGGGAACGTTTCGCCGAGGCGGGCCAGCCCGCCACCTTCATCCAGGCACCCTGGCAAGCGCTGCCTGACCAACTGCACCAGCCGTATGACCTGGTGCTGTGCCACGCCGTCCTGGAATGGCTGGCCGAACCGCAAAGCATCCTGCCGGTGCTGCATCAGCTAACCGCCCCGGCAGGCTGGCTGTCGCTGGCCTTCTACAACCGCGATGCATTGGTCTATCGCAACTTGCTCAAGGGCCACCTGCGCAAATTGCGCAGCAACCGCCTGGAAGGTGAAAAGCAGAGCCTGACCCCGCAAAAACCGCTTGATCCGCGCGAGCTCAAGGCGCAACTTGAAGGCATGTGGCGCATTGAAACCGAAAGTGGCGTGCGTGTTTTCCACGACTACATGCCTAGAGAATTTCAGGAAAAAGCCCCATTGCCCGATCTGCTGGAAATGGAACTGGCTCACCGCCGTCACCCCAGCTTCGCCGGCCTTGGCCGCTACCTGCACTGGATGTGCCGGCCCTGCTGACTGCACCCCTGCCGGAGGGATACATGCCGTACCGTCTGTTGTGCCTGGCCCTGCTGCCCCTAGCCCTGGCTGGCTGCCAGGGCACTAACCCCTACGTGGCCAGCAGCCGCCCGCTGCCCCCTGCACCTGCACAGGCGGCCAGCACCTTCGATGCCAGCGCCTATCCGGCGGCGCCGCGCGACTACGGGCGCTATCGCAGCTGGAGCTGGCGTAATGGTCAGTTGCCCAACGGCACTGCTCAGGCAGACCCTGCGCAAATAGCCGACGCCATCAGCACAGCCCTCGATCAGCAGGGCCTTCGCCCCGCCCGCGGCGCTACCGGCGATTTGCTGGTCAGTGCTGACTTGCGCCTGGAGCG
Proteins encoded in this region:
- a CDS encoding 3-oxoacyl-ACP reductase; this encodes MSDRYLGFANSNLGRRLVDALGLPSPAPLERWQAGRLRPVEGALVLGGGPLAKQVEAIAPRLTDTLYSFNGQGLQSPQWVAGLGPKLKAVVFDASHLSDSDQLKQLREFFQPLLRSLAACAHVVILGRAPQTLDDPLASVAQRALEGFSRSLAKELRNGATAQLLYVDEGADEQLEGALRFFLSPKSAFISGQVLHLQACTAQVEDWTRPLGGRRALVTGAARGIGAAIAQTLARDGAQVMLLDVPQAQQELDALAARLGGKALGLDICASDAPARLLEALPEGIDIVVHNAGITRDKTLANMTPEYWDAVMAVNLKAPQLLTKALHDAGALGDNARITLLASVSGIAGNRGQANYAASKAGLIGFAQAWAAKLAEHGSSINAVAPGFIETHMTAAMPIGLREAGRRLSSLGQGGRPQDVAEAIAWLSQPGSGAVNGQVLRVCGQALMGA
- a CDS encoding MaoC family dehydratase; protein product: MSRQWQDLHSPDSRASLYLRAASKRKISGHALPTGGLRSLIHVQPGNLEAYRRLCHFTDEGRLPATYPHVMAFTLQLQLLTSHDFPFPLLGLVHLHNRIDVLRPLGGIDELRFAVYADNLQAHAKGGTFDLVTEAEDGLGLLWRETSRMLVRGLKLDGQAEDSQEHAPSALPQMTRWYADTDIGRRYAMVCGDYNPIHLSAISARLFGFPKAIAHGMWSSAMALAALRTHIPTSGYRFEVAFRKPVRLPSEVILSASEAGPAGELRLDGQGGLLHMVGRWAVL
- a CDS encoding MazG-like family protein, producing MNLQELTQRLHRIRDNNDWRGFHSPKNLAMAASVEMAELVEIFQWLSEEQSRQLPADQLAHAGQEVGDVVLYLLLLCSELGLDMEQVVQAKLADSERRFAR
- a CDS encoding methyltransferase domain-containing protein, with the protein product MNDRHFDELATRFAQKIYGGNKGAIRLAVLQADLAEALPDRPLRVLDVGAGLGHMALWLAQRGHHVTLAEPATPMLEGARERFAEAGQPATFIQAPWQALPDQLHQPYDLVLCHAVLEWLAEPQSILPVLHQLTAPAGWLSLAFYNRDALVYRNLLKGHLRKLRSNRLEGEKQSLTPQKPLDPRELKAQLEGMWRIETESGVRVFHDYMPREFQEKAPLPDLLEMELAHRRHPSFAGLGRYLHWMCRPC
- a CDS encoding DUF4136 domain-containing protein, giving the protein MPYRLLCLALLPLALAGCQGTNPYVASSRPLPPAPAQAASTFDASAYPAAPRDYGRYRSWSWRNGQLPNGTAQADPAQIADAISTALDQQGLRPARGATGDLLVSADLRLERRLRQVRDDYYDPYYGPYPYGGAGFGGYRNGYGAYGSVPIVRTYEVEVMVVRIDLFDARNGQPVWSASAESGSDRSSPRDREAALRESVRKALSGYPPS